Part of the Aggregatilinea lenta genome, GGGACCTGGAACGGCAGCGCGAACAACAGATCGTTGAACTCACGTGTGATGTGCTGCATCTCCGACATCGGCATTTCGCCGAGCTGCGACAGGTTCAGGCCCCAGATGCGCTCGAAGACGCTGCGTGTGGCCGCCTCGATGCGGCTCACGTCCGCATCCGGCAGCAGGATACCAAGCTGCTGGTAGGAGCGCACCACGCGCGCCGCGTCGCGCTGGATGAGCGCGATCAGCGTTTCGCGCAGCCCGGCGACGATTTCCGGTGTGACGCGCCCCACCAGCCCGAAGTCCACGAAGATGAGGTAAAACGGCTCGCCGTCGAGCGGCTGGCCGTCCGCGTGCCGCCCGGTCGGCGGCGCGACCTCGTTCGGAAACGGGTAGATGAACAGGTTGCCGGGGTGCGGATCGCCGTGGAAGATCTTCTCGGTGAAGATCGTCTCCAGATAGGTGCTTACCAGCCGCCGCGCGACGTCCTGGCGGCTGATGCCCGCCGACTCGATGCGCGCGTAGTCGGTGATCTTGAGCGAGGTCACGTCTTCCAGCGTCAGCACGCGGCGCGTGGACAGCGCGCGGTGCACGGCAGGCACGTAGACGCCCATGTTGTCCTTGAACAGAGCGCCGAACGCCTCGGCGTTATCCGCCTCGTGCGTGTAATCCAGCTCCTGCCATAAGCCCTCGCTGAACTCACCCAGCAAAACGGGCAAATTCGCGCGGCGCGAGACGAAGCGGAAGCGCATCAGGCCGCGCGCCACCGCGCCCAGCGCGCGCAGATCCGTGTTGACCAGCGTGTGAATGCCGGGCCGCTGCACCTTGACCACCACGCGCTGGTCGTCCAGCAGGCGGGCGCGGTGCGCCTGCCCCAGCGATGCCGCCGCAACCGGGATCTCCTCAAACGCGGCGAAACGCTCGACGAGCAGGCCGAGGTCGGCCTCGATCACCTTGCGGATGGCCAGGAACGGCACGGTGGGCACTTCATCCTGCAAGCTCGCCAGTTCTTCGGTGATTTCCGGCGGCAGAATGTCCGCCCGCACGGAAATGAACTGGCCGAGCTTGATCATCACGCCGCCCATATCCACGGCCAGCGCGCGGAACTCCCGTGCCCAGCGCCGCCAGCGTGCGGGGCGGTTCCCGGCGGCGGCATTACCCACCAGCCGCCGCACGAGAATTTCCCAGAACACGACGCGCACGAACAGCCAGCCCGCGTACCACAGTGTGTGCTGGTAGCGACGCCAGTTGATCGGAACCTGCGACGGGTCGAACGCGGCCTGTGCCGCGCCATCCGGCGTATCAGTGCGCGGCGGCGTCTCCGGCAGGCCGGATAAAGTGGATGCGAAGCCGGGATTGTTCGAATCGGGCATTTTCGATCTCTAGGTTCCACAGCGCATAGGGCAGCACAATATTGCGCCGGTACGGGCCGACGCGCAGTGTCAGCTCATCCGAGGCGCGGTACAGGTCGAGATCGCTCTTTTCGACGAAAGGCAGCGCGACGATCAGATAGTACCCGCTTTTGCCGTCAGATTCGATCCAGTGCGTTTGCTCGGTGGAAAGCACCTCCGCCGGGTTGCGGTCGCCGTAAAGCGCATCCGCCAGCCGCCGCAGGCTGTCCAGCCCGCCGACCTCTTCGCCGAACATGGGCGCTTGCAACATGGGAAGCTGGCCAAACGCCTCGCCAATGAACTCGATGTTCTCGCGCTGCTGCGCCTTGCGCCGCGCGAAGTACGGATCGCTCACTTCGTCGGGGATCACGCGGTTGAGCAGCACGGCGTCCACGGAGTAGCCGTACAGGTTCAGATACGTGTACGTGCGCTGCGTCTCTTTGATCACCATGCGTTCGGGGTTGATCACCAGCCGCAGACTGCTGTGGGCCGGGTCGGCCAGCAGCTTGCGCACCTTGTCGAGCGTGTTGAACAGCCCGTCGATGCTGTCGAGCGTGTCCGTGTCGGGCAGGTTCGCGCCAATCAGCGGTTTCGAGAAGGGCCGCAGCACGCGCCCGGCCCCGCGCATCAGACCCATGATGCGCTGGAACCACCAGCGCGACGTATCGGGCAGACTGAGCAGGCGCAGCGTTTCGGCGGTCGGCGCAGCGTCCACGATCAGCACGTCGAACTCGCCTTCCTCGGCGTACTTGTTGATCCAGAGCAGGTGCGCGCCTTCTTCCAGGCCGGGCAGGATCGTCACTTCCTCCGCAACGATATCCTGCACGCCGCGCGTATTCAGAACGTCGAGGGCGTAATTCTGGATGCGCCCCCAATACTTGTCCATCGAGTAGCGGGCGTCCACTTCCTGCGCCCACAGGTTGTCCGTCACGGGGACCGGTTCCGGCCCGATCTTCATGTCGAGCGAGTCGGCGAGGGAGTGCGCGGTGTCGGTCGAGATCACAATCGTGCGCAGGCCCAGCTCGGCGCAGCGCAGTGCAGTTGCGGCGGAAATACTCGTCTTACCCACGCCGCCTTTGCCGGTATGCACGATGATGCGCATCGAGTGTTGTGCGTCGGTGCTGCTGCGATGGTTGTCGTGGTTTGATCCGCTCATAGCTCACTTTACATCTCAATGACGGCAGCCAACTCTGCCAGGAATCTGTATAAGACTCTACGCATCCGGCGCGCAAACGGTGCGCGGCCCGCGCGGTTCCAATGGAACTATTACACTCGAACGGGGCGAAAAGCGCCAAGCCGCGTGTGCGCAGGGGTAGAGCTTGCTCTACCCGGCTTTGCTGACGGCGGGCGATGCTTGCATCGCCCCTACGAAAAGCAGAGTCGCCTATCGTGTCGCTGAATGCTTACCTTGCCGTATATGGGGCGTATCGCAATACGCCCCTACGGAGGAGGAAACCATCCGGCACGCTCAGCCGATGAGGCCCCGGCTGTAGAGCAGCCACATGCCCAGCAGGTAGACCACCACGATCAGCGCGGCGTCCAGTTCGACGATCTGGCGGCGCGTTTCGCCCCAGGCCAGATGACGCACCAGATTCCCAAGCAGGGCCAGATTGGTGACGATCAGCGCCAACATGCCCGCGATGCTCATGATGTCGCTGACTTCGGCCAGGAACCGCCCATCCACGTAAAAAAGATCGGTCAGGCCCAGCGTGAAGATGTTGAAGATGTTGCTACCAAACAGGTTACCCGCCGCCAGATCATACGCACCAATGCGCGACGCCTGTACGGTCGTGACGACTTCGGGCAGCGAGGTAATAATACCGACCAGCGCGATCCCCACGAAGCCGGTCGAGAGGCCGGTGGCCTCGGCGATCCCCGTCGAGCTGCTGACCAGCAGCGGCGTGATCGCCACCAGCGCCAGCGCCGCCAGCACGAAGCCGATCCCGGCCCGGCGCAGCGTCGGCACACCCTCAAAATCCTCCGGTGCGGGCGGATCGCCTGCCCCGCTCTCGCGGTTGCCGCCAAACAGGATGCGCGTGCCGAACAGGTACAACGCGATCAGGACGATGCTGTCCAGACCCACCCAGCCGACGGTGATATCGACCTGGGCCAGGATGAAGAAGACAGACAGTCCGATCAACAGCAACGCCAACCCGCCACTGAGCGCGTGCGTGATCGCCAGCCGCCGCAGGATGTGCAGGCGGCGGTACAGCAGATCGATCATCGCCAGCAGGAACATATTGAACATGCAGCTGCCGAAGATGTTGCCCACTGTCAGGTTCGGCACGCCCTGGTTGATGGCGTTGATCGAGGTCAGCAGTTCCGGCAGCGAGGTCGCGCCCGCCATCAACAGTGTGCCGACGAACAGGCCGCCCATCCGCGTACGGATCGAGATCGCGTCGCCATACCCGGCGAGCCTGGTTGCGGCGAAGACGATCAGCAGCGAGCTTCCGATAAATTCCAGCCAGATCATCGCTTATCGCCGGTCCCTTCGTCGCGCAGGCTGCCGGGCACACCCTTGA contains:
- a CDS encoding ArsA family ATPase, translated to MSGSNHDNHRSSTDAQHSMRIIVHTGKGGVGKTSISAATALRCAELGLRTIVISTDTAHSLADSLDMKIGPEPVPVTDNLWAQEVDARYSMDKYWGRIQNYALDVLNTRGVQDIVAEEVTILPGLEEGAHLLWINKYAEEGEFDVLIVDAAPTAETLRLLSLPDTSRWWFQRIMGLMRGAGRVLRPFSKPLIGANLPDTDTLDSIDGLFNTLDKVRKLLADPAHSSLRLVINPERMVIKETQRTYTYLNLYGYSVDAVLLNRVIPDEVSDPYFARRKAQQRENIEFIGEAFGQLPMLQAPMFGEEVGGLDSLRRLADALYGDRNPAEVLSTEQTHWIESDGKSGYYLIVALPFVEKSDLDLYRASDELTLRVGPYRRNIVLPYALWNLEIENARFEQSRLRIHFIRPAGDAAAH
- a CDS encoding sodium:calcium antiporter, whose product is MIWLEFIGSSLLIVFAATRLAGYGDAISIRTRMGGLFVGTLLMAGATSLPELLTSINAINQGVPNLTVGNIFGSCMFNMFLLAMIDLLYRRLHILRRLAITHALSGGLALLLIGLSVFFILAQVDITVGWVGLDSIVLIALYLFGTRILFGGNRESGAGDPPAPEDFEGVPTLRRAGIGFVLAALALVAITPLLVSSSTGIAEATGLSTGFVGIALVGIITSLPEVVTTVQASRIGAYDLAAGNLFGSNIFNIFTLGLTDLFYVDGRFLAEVSDIMSIAGMLALIVTNLALLGNLVRHLAWGETRRQIVELDAALIVVVYLLGMWLLYSRGLIG
- a CDS encoding ABC1 kinase family protein, translated to MPDSNNPGFASTLSGLPETPPRTDTPDGAAQAAFDPSQVPINWRRYQHTLWYAGWLFVRVVFWEILVRRLVGNAAAGNRPARWRRWAREFRALAVDMGGVMIKLGQFISVRADILPPEITEELASLQDEVPTVPFLAIRKVIEADLGLLVERFAAFEEIPVAAASLGQAHRARLLDDQRVVVKVQRPGIHTLVNTDLRALGAVARGLMRFRFVSRRANLPVLLGEFSEGLWQELDYTHEADNAEAFGALFKDNMGVYVPAVHRALSTRRVLTLEDVTSLKITDYARIESAGISRQDVARRLVSTYLETIFTEKIFHGDPHPGNLFIYPFPNEVAPPTGRHADGQPLDGEPFYLIFVDFGLVGRVTPEIVAGLRETLIALIQRDAARVVRSYQQLGILLPDADVSRIEAATRSVFERIWGLNLSQLGEMPMSEMQHITREFNDLLFALPFQVPQDFLYLSRAIGLLMGICTALDPEFNPWQEIQPFVKRMLHENGELSALGLPTGPRSLLKAVLSGQGLDMVLGSGGLTRAIQMPARADGVLRRIDQGDLTLQTMPGPQFQHDLDRIATLLRRVLYGVVFAALLICTTLLYTSGDTLLSLVAAAFTGLALLRLIFAGGEPPTSQV